The region ATTGTCGAGTTTACAAACTTTGTTTTATTTGGAGTGTAACAATTACgataaaaaggaaggaaaacatgattttgaaaatcTCAATATCTTTACACAATATCTCGTCACATATTACAGTAACAGTTTAATAATTCGCACAGGCCAcgattttattatgaaatcatCATTAAAATACTTTTATGATTTCTTGACTTCATGTAGTTTCGTGTGGGGTGTGGAGGGGGTTTGTCTGCGGTGCTCTTGGTACCGGACAAAACTCTTTTCTGCTTCTCCCCATCACATCGAATCCTCCTTTTCTGTTTCCTCCTTTTAATCTTCTTCATCTCAAACAATTCTCTAATCTTTTCAACCCTGCTATGCATTTCCTTCACACCAGCACTTATAATCATACACTGTTaaattatccttaaaataaaagttcctgcagcagagtcgggagcagagtctcgagaacacctgacATCCttccagattgcgtaatcttacaggaaattggtatttggtgtatggacgCTTACAAATGTACTTGAGTAAAACACCCTTTTCACCTTTTAAAACAGacctggtggatgtttcataaagctgttcataagttaagagcgactttaagaacgactggtgatcctttgttgtggtaaatggtatattaaTTAGCGATGGTTTAGcacataagaaaggatcaccagtcgttcttaaagtcgctcttaacataCAGCTTTTTGAAACAGCCCCCTGTTCTGTTGAATTGTAGACAAATTCCTCTTTTaagaatttacagaatgattctgttattgctttctgcaaaatctcaGTTTCCcctgtaaaatcattttttttaaccgtGTACTCTTCTCTCCACTAAATAATAATTCTGACTCTTGCTTCCTccttattattttcctttcatcATTACAGACTTATTTTTGCCTTGTTTGGTCATAAGACGATGGTATGCTGGAATCACTAAGTATGACAAATGTGCATATTCTACTCCTAAGCATCCCCTAAATTGAGCTAATGCTCAGGGCGTTTTCTCAGAGTTTATGCTTGTTAATCAGGCAGGTTTCTACCTGAGCAAAGGGGGGTTATCTCTCAGAGGTAAAAAAATCCAAGACTCCAGAAACCAACTATCCATCAAACTTATGAATATTAGATCAAGATATGACATACACGTGTCCGTGATGCATCCATCATTAATAGCACATTGATGTCtgtatggtatcaaattaagaTCGAAATGAACAACAATCAAGAAAAGGGTTCAATAGCTGTAATGAAAGGACATCATGCGCACAGAATGATGAATTTTTAATTTCcatgtttcttttttcattattgaatGCGTAATTCATTACttagaaatattgagtgagaagcctaatttgaaatagttaaatgGTAAAGAATGTTTATTTCATACAGACCAAAGTTCCTAAGGacaaaaatacatatatgtCATTATATGAAAACAATCTGTAATCCGCTGAATTGTACACTAATCttatcaatgatgatgatgataaaatttcTGATAAGTAGGCTTACGGATGATAGTTAGGTGCTAGATTCCTAAACATGATGAATTAGATGAAATGCCAACCTATATCAAAACAtgataaatttgtcattttttttacaaaatgcacAGGTATAATTATGTAAATGTAATAGTGAAGAGAAAAGCTACCAGTAAAGTTATTACATACAATCATGTACATATTAAACTTAGGCACAAATGAGTTTTACCGTAATTATCTTTTTTCCTGGctcatgataataatactttTTGAAGCCATTGAAAACCTGCAATAtatgtatcaaaataaaaattatttatttcttatgttcTTAGCTTCTATATATCAAGGAAAATATATCGATTCAAAAGGAAAATTACATTATTTGATatcaaaatgcatgttttgaaatatCACATACAGCTTCATAAATCAAAATCACCTCAAAATTTCAAGTACTTATACAAGATGTAAATGGGTAAATGAATTATGACAGAAATTGTACTGCAAACAACACAGACTGATAAATAACGTTAAAGTATCAAATATATTGCACTTTTTGTCATTACAATagaaatttaatttttgaattataaTACTTGAAATCCGTAcacttttttaatattataacaTGATTACtactattctatttttggtTGAGTCCGTCTAGACATGAATGAAGACAAAACAATGTAAGACAAAAACGCCAGATATATACAATACATTGCGTTTGAATTTGATTAGCCTCACACATATAAAAACAATTGCAGTATTAACATTACTTGAATTCAATTAAAAACATATAATATCATGTAAACAGAAGGATCATGTGcaattatttctttaaacaGCTGGTGAGGTATTGTTTGCTCAGGGTTGATATCTAAATGCTGTACATTGTTCAAGATTATgacaaatactttttttttttcatgattacttgtcaatacaaatcaaaacaaGAGAAATCAACAGCTAATGATTCCAACAATCTATAtgaatttctatatttttaagGCACTTTGATGAAAAGAagctaattttattttgttcttattttttgttgaaatattgttCACATTGTCCCACATCAACAGAATTAAGGCACTCATTTATCCTATCCACAAAATAGCAGCAAAATAAGCTTGGAAAAGGAGAAAGCAAAATACAGGTATATTCTAAATTCACTGATTCCCTTTCATACATACACAAACAAAAATCCATAAATTAACCAAAACATTTACAGTTTTTCAATCTGTATCATGTTAAAGAGGTATTGTCAACAGCAGCTAAGTATTAGTGAACTAATCTCAttaatttaaaagaataattcTTCCAAATATAAGGAAAACAATGGAGTGAGTGTTATGGCTACATACTTGtaaatcatcaacatcatgGCACAAGGGCACTTGTCGGGCTTGTCGGGCTGCTAGACTTGGACCTATTTTGTTTGTCATCTCTTGAGGAGCTGGAGAGCAGTCTCTGACTTGGATTGCCCAGGAGTTCTTGAATCACCGTAAAGGTATCCATCAGGACTgggtcctttcaaacttggtaaCGACTTGGGCTTCTTCTTGTTCTGTCTCAGTGAATCATTCTCCTCCTTAAGAACGTTCATTTCTCGTCTCATCTGAACGAACTCCCTGAATCCCACCCTCTCTGGGACAACTTGCTTCTCCTGTTGCCTTGAAGCAAGCTCTTCTTTCAATCTCCTGCATTCCTCCTGCAATTGCTGCAAGAAGATCAACAGTTTCTCCTTGGTAGAAGCCTCTTGATCCCGCTGACTGGTCCTTTCACTAAGATCTTTCCTGAGGTCACTCACCATATCCTCAAGCTCCATGATCTGCTTCTGGTAGCCTGCAATCTCCTTGCCAGCCTGCTCCAGTTGGTGTCTGAGCTTTGACTTTGCGGAATGTCTCTCCTTGGTCTGTTGACCAACAGCACTCAATTCTTCCTCCAGGACCTTCACCCGGAGCTCAAACTCTCTCAGTCTCTGCTGGACTTCTTGAAGTTCCAGCTCCAACGTCTCCTTCTCCCGTTCCACCTGTTCAATCTTCTCCAGGTAGGTTGAAGCCTGGATGTTCTCCTCCTGGAGCTGCTCTATCTGAAGGTTCAGCTGCTTGTTAGTTTCCTTCAGCTCTATCATCTCTCTCAAGGATTGATCAAGGCGCTGATTAACCACCTTGAAATATAGAAAATTGAAGAAGATGAAAGGGTATGCATATTGTTATCAGGGCGAGGGGGGGAACCATACATAAACCAGGGGTGCATCATACTACAGGGTTTATACACTTGGTAAGGgcataaaaaattacaaagaaattacaagagtatacatgtacatgaataggGTATTACATTATCACTCAGGGCAGATAGATTTATAAAAGCTGTGGTGATGCATGTGTACACCAATATGGGGAATGCCCTTTCCCCCATCTTGAATATCAATTCACTTTggaacaaatataaaatgaccaAAAACAAACCTGATAGCTGATTTGAATAAGTTGACCTAATATGTAATAatttatcagatttttttttacatttgattccTAAAAGGTAAGATGTCAGATGATCAGGCTATTCAGGTTCACTTAGCATCACAATCTTGActtcaaataatttcaaaactcaaaagaaaacataaaatgaacGGCCCGTACCCGACTCTATGGAGATACAATTTACAGATTGGTTGGGGATGGGTTGCCTATAAAGAACTTGTATTGTTTTGCTTGAAGCTTGAAGCTTTTAGTTAcagatatatcattaaaaagaaataaaaaataggttTCCCATTGTATGTCTACAGAATTTATATCTTATTTTTAGGGCTAGCAACTAACTCTGTCGTGTTAAACAAGCAAAGACATGATTCTCAAATGGGACAGAATAGTtctgtttaaaggtcaagtccaccccaaaaaatgttgatttttttaaatagataaaaatcaaactagcatagcataatgctgaaaatttcatcaaaatcgaatttaaaataagaaatttatgacattttgaagttttgcttatttttcacaaaacagtcatatgcacaactcagtggcaTGCAAATGGACAGTTGATGATATCCctgactcactatttcttttgttttatattgtttaaatttagatatatttaatttttataGATTTACAAAAGGACCCACTTGAGTGAACCATATACTAGTATTAAATTGAatcaattccacatgttcagggaggaattaatcgttgtttcacttgacgatGAGGACAAAATTAGAATACTTCAAATTtctataataaaataccaaagaattagtgagtggatgatgtctcctcatttgcatatcgaccaggatgtgcatatttgttttgtgagaatgagtgaaactttaaaatgtcaaaaccttcttattctacatccgagtttgatgaaattttaagtattatgcttgttggatttttctctttttattcaaatcaactttttgttgggattcgacttgtcctttaatatacCGGCGAGTGAACTTACatctatttttatatcatgtttCTTCAGTGCTTCTAGCTGGTCAGTTAAAGCTGCATTCTGCTTTTCATACTGCTCTACAAGTTGCTGAAACTGTATCATGAAATCATAGaaacaagaaaaggaaaatgataaGTTCAAATGAACAATTTGCTTCATTCAACGcagatgtttttttatatatattttttatttgaatactttggaataatttttttaccataatacaTATAAAACCAATCCAAAGACCGGATAATCAATGTATTTTTActacaaagaaaaattgttgTTGTCTTCCAAGTACAAGAATGGACCTCTGCGTGCCTTATACAAATGGTTAGTGAGAAAGGTGGTAATTCTAGTTGAATCAAAGATCTTATTACTCATCCATGAAGAAGGTTCTGTTTCGCATTAAAATTCTGAATTCACTTGGTAGAAACCGAGAGTATCAAATCAAGAGCGATGATGAACAGCTACAATGATCAAGTTTAGAAAAGAAAGAGACAAATTCCCCATTTTCACGACTGGAAACGAagaacaatttgatttttttcaagagaAAACATGGAATGGGGTGAATAAAAGTGTTTCCCCTCATTAGCGTCAGTTTTTCCTCCAGATTTCTTGGTGCGGATGAGCCACAGTCACCTGTGTGTGGGGGTTTCAACTCGTAACAAAGATTGCCAACGTGTTTAGACAATTAAGAGAGGAAAGAACATATGTCACTGGGAGAAGTTTCAAAAGTAGACAGCTATCCCGTGTCTACTATCTTGACTTTAGATCATATCATAGAGAGTATTGGGGAAAGACCAAAGCTTAGGACTGGCTGGAGGGTTTCAAGGTGTGTCTCACTTGATCATCAATTACAAGATTCTCAATTCTGATTTGGTcaattttactactactactaaaa is a window of Lytechinus variegatus isolate NC3 chromosome 2, Lvar_3.0, whole genome shotgun sequence DNA encoding:
- the LOC121408304 gene encoding trichohyalin-like; amino-acid sequence: MSDNCYKKRNQSRDEYIEQENRLTNRHIQALSLMQDIHRENEELKKELKQLQDELSHCEEYHRIAKDAKAFKQQAQEDCLKKIDRNSEKLNRKHKEEVMSLVSAKLQAETDWLEERERFQQLVEQYEKQNAALTDQLEALKKHDIKIDVVNQRLDQSLREMIELKETNKQLNLQIEQLQEENIQASTYLEKIEQVEREKETLELELQEVQQRLREFELRVKVLEEELSAVGQQTKERHSAKSKLRHQLEQAGKEIAGYQKQIMELEDMVSDLRKDLSERTSQRDQEASTKEKLLIFLQQLQEECRRLKEELASRQQEKQVVPERVGFREFVQMRREMNVLKEENDSLRQNKKKPKSLPSLKGPSPDGYLYGDSRTPGQSKSETALQLLKR